The Chamaesiphon minutus PCC 6605 DNA window AGCTCTTTAGCTTTGCCTACCCACTCAGAATCGATTTGATACATGCGGCGAGGTCGTCCGCGACCTTCAACTTTTTTCCAGTAGCCGACAATGGTACCGTTAGCTTCCAAAAATTTAATCGCACTATATAACACTGTATCCGAGAGCCGATAGGTTGAAGATTCATGCTCCAATCTGGCAATCAACTCAGTACCGTAAGAATCTCCCTGAAGCAGAATGTCGAGAATGTAACAAACGGCCAACTCTTGATTTAGATAGAGTGGTGGGGGGTTGCGGAAAAAGCAATAGATATCTTCAAAGTTCATAGCTGTTACCACCTTATAATATTGGTGTGCGTTAGTTCGTTTCAATCCTCACCTAGCCCGAAAGCTGGAGGCAATGTCGATAACGTAAGCGGTGCTTTGGCAAATCGCAATAGATCTGTCAAAACTAGACAGGAAGACAATTTCTACAGATAACGGGTTTAACTAATCGATCGAGCAAGTCTATTGGTACCCAGTTTTTAGCTTAACTCATCCAATTTACGTTAAGGGACAATTATTCTAGTTTCTTACCAATTTCTTAACTAATATTTATGTCAAATCTAGAAATTAACGGTAATACACCTCAAGCTGTCAAAAAAATTGCCGCTCAGCTCAAACGAGTTGGCTGGGCGGGATTTTGGTCGCAACTTGCTTTAGCGGTGGTTTCGAGTTTGATTTTTCTATTTGCCATTCCCTTTGCGAGTACGGGAGCCAGCAATCCGGGGACGGGTGGCAGTTTGCTATTTGCAGTGGGTGGATTGGTAATACTTTACGGAAGTACTTACTGGTCGTTTAGATATGTGAGGCTCTCGCGCCAGCTTAAAAATCCCAACTTGCGCCCCAAAAAAGCTGAGACGATTCAGATCGTTCGCTGGGGTCTGTTGGCGTCGTTGCTGGGCATGGGATCGAGCGTGTTAGGTGCCGAATCGATTGGCGGCACGCTATTGGGTAAGTCACTTTCAACAGCATTACCAGGAGCGATTTTTAGTCCTGATGCTTTGAGCAAAATTATTCAACCGTTGGATATATTTATCGTTTTGGCAAATACACATACGATTACGGCGCATTTTATTGGGATCGTATGTTCTCTGTGGCTGCTAGATCGAATTCAAAAACAGGGTTAATCGATCGTGTTTATCAAAGTTCGATCGATATTTCTTTAAACTAACTAATGCATCGCGATCGTCAATTAATCAAACTGTGGCAGCAATTTATCCCCCTATCTTTGTCCGATGTGACAATGGCACTGGGAGATCCTTTAACCACTACAACTCTGGCTCGTTTACCAGATCCGCGCACTAATATTGCCGCTGTCGGCGTCGCCAAGGCGATCGCCATTTTTTGTGAAAGTCCAATTATCATGTTACTCCATGCGAGTAATGCGCTCGCGCCCACTCAAGTATCCCGACGGGCATTATGGAAATTTACCTTAATTGCTAGCGGGGGGATGAGCTTATTGCTGGCACTGACAACTTTACCCTGGATATTTGCGATCGTCGGTGAAGGGTGGTTGGGTGTCTCGCCGAGCTTGAGTGGGACGATTCGATCGACACTGGCGATCGTCATTTTATGGCCATTCGCGATCGGGTGGCGGCGGTATTTTCAAGGATTATTAATTCATAGCGGTCAAAGTAATGCTATCGCCCAGGCGGGCCTCATCCGCCTGCTGGTAGTCGGCGGCATTCTCGCGGGGGGATTTAGCCTCAAAGCAAATGGCGCAGTCGTCGCGGCGATGAGCCTAGTCTGGGGCGTAATTGCCGAAGCTGTCGCCGTCACATATCTGGCGCGAAAATGGGGTGCGACGAAACCACCAGAAACATTATCTACCCCAGAATTACCCCAAGATTTAGCAAGTGTCTGGAAGTTTTACGCCCCCTTGGGCGGGACGATGATGCTGGCATGGGGTGCGCGGGCGGCTTTAGTCGGCATCGTCGCGCGAGCCAATGATGGAGCGATTGCCCTGGCTGCTTGGCCTGCGGCTTGGGGTTTGGTCGTCGTTGTTGCAAATTCGACGCGGATGGTGCAGCAGATTATCATTCGCAATCGCAAATTATTACCCGATCGACTCTTAATTATCTTCGCAATTACCGTCGGCTTAGCCTGCTCGTTAATTTTATTTTCAGTCAGCGGCACGCCAATGAGTCAAGCAGCCATTGGGTGGTTTGTCGGCCAAGACAACGAACTGATCTCGCGCGTGCGTCCCGTATTGCTCGTTAGTGCAGTGATGCCGTTATTAGTATCCCTCCAAAATGCAATGCAAGGTTTTTTGGTCAGCGAAGGGCGCACCTGGGGTGTAAACCAGGCTGCTTGGGTAGGAGCGGTAGTAATGTTAGCAACAGCATATTTTGGAACGCAATCGGGTCAAAATGGAGCCGTCGCTGCTGCCCTCGGTACGATCTTGGGCGTTACCATGGAGATTGGTTATTTATTTTATATTTGGCGTAATGTCAAAATAATTGATAATTGATAATTAGTAAAATTGCTCATCAATATTAAATAAAAATTTCATGCGAATTATTACGGATTTTGATGGGCCGATAATGGATTTATCCGATCGCTACTATCACGTCTATCAGCTCTGTTTAAATAAAGTCAAACACCCTCATCAGTCGCTAAACATCCTAACCAAAGATGAATTTTGGACATATAAACAGGCGCAAATTTCCGAACGACAAATCGGCATCGAGTCAGGATTGACAACGACGCAGGCAGAAGTATTTAAAAAAATGCGCGATCGCCATGCCCATCAATTACAATATTTATCACTCGATCGCGTCGTGCCCGGATCGATCGCCGCCCTAGAACAGATTCAATCATCTGGTATCGAACTTTTAGTAATGACATTGCGGCGCACCTGCGAATTAGAAGCAGCCTTTCAACAATACGATTTAGCCAAGTTCTTTCCACCACATTGCCGCTATTGTCTGCCAGATGACTATATAAAAAATAGTGATGTGCGAGCCAAAACCCAATTGATGACTCACTCTTTGACAGAATTGAAACCAGAGCCAAACACTTGGATGATTGGCGATACTGAAGCAGATATTATCGCCGCAAAAACTAATCATATCAAAGTAATTGGCGTACTGTCTGGCATTCGCGATCGCGATCGACTGGCGCAACATCAGCCAGACAAAATCGTCTCTAATTTAGCAGATGCCGTGAAATTCATCCTTGCATAATTCAGGTAAATTGCATCCGGTAGCAATTGCTACTTCAGATCGAGATTATTTTTGGCAAAGTGGTATCAAGGTTTTTTCAAGCGGATCGATCCAAGGTCTGAAAATTTTACTAAACTCAAGATCCTTGGTATAGCTGACCAGAAGTAATCGATCGCTGAAAATATCCCCGCTTAAACTCTGGAGGATACTAAAAATGACCGGACAACTCTGCTGGATTCCGACCTTTGCGTCTAAGGGAAAACTCACTTTACACCTTAGATTAGATCCCTTTCAGCCCTGGAAACCACACACCGCTTTTCCAAATTTGTGCGCTCCAGATTACCCAATTCCACGCGGCTCGATCGGTTGGGCAACTAGTCAAAAGCTGCTTAAAGCGGGTTGGGAAATCGTACCTACCGCACAAGTAAAAATCTCTTTTAGAGATGATTTTGAAGATGATTCTTTAGCGGCTTAGGTAATAAGTCTTCCATTTGCACAGGTGAAAACCCGACTTCTTCCAAGTTGGGTTTTTGTATACGGTGGAGGAGAAAAGTCAATATTTCCGAACATCTTAAGGATCTCATAATGAGATAACCCAGGTCTTTCTATTAGCTCATCGTTTTTGTTCTAATTCCCGAATCTTTTTCGGCATGTAATCGAATAAACTTTGGATTAAAACTTGGCTAGATACACATCATTTTCGCAATTCGATCGAGTCGATCGGACTATTGGCAAGCGAAATAATAGATGTATGGTGGGCAAACCTTGAGTAACAAATCAAAATCGAAGCATTAGCTCATTTGCCCACCATTACAAGTCCTGCTAAATTATCGCAGATTACTTCGTAGCAACTAACCCATTGTGACGTAACAACGCCGATGGATCTGGCTCCCGTCCACGGAAGGCGGTAAACACCTCCATTGGGTGCTTGCTACCGCCCAGCGATAATACTGTATCGCGGAACCGTCGTCCGGTCGTGCCGATCGCATCTGCATCATCTAAACCAGCATCTTCAAACGCTGCGAACGCATCCGCACTCAAGACTTCCGCCCACTTGTAGCTATAATAACCAGCCGCATAACCGCCAGCAAATATATGTCCGAAGGAGCAGAGGAAATTGTCTTCAGGTAATGGGGGAATTACCATGCTGATTTTGGCGAGGCGATTGCGAACATCGGCGATTGTTTCGGTACCACCTGGTTTGTAGCTGCTGTGCAGTGCGATGTCCAACCAGCTAAAGTGGATCTGACGGAGCATTCCGCTACCGCTCATAAATGTGCGTGCGGCGAGGAGTTTTTGGTAATAGTGTTCGGGTAAGGGTTCGCCAGTTTCGTAATGTTTGCCCAAACTTAGCAGGGTGGGGCGATGGTAGCACCAGTTTTCCATAAATTGGCTGGGTAACTCGACGGCATCCCATTCGACATTACTAATGCCTGCCGCGCCGACATAATCCACGGTGGTGAGCATGTGTTGTAAGCCGTGCCCGAATTCGTGGAAGAGGGTTTCAACTTCGCCGAAGGTCATCAGACTGGGTTTACCGTCTACTGGTGGCGTTTGATTGCAAGTTAGATAAGCAACGGGCAAACGGACTTTAGACCCATCTTTATCGGTCAACTTGGAGCGACTGATGCAATCTGCCATCCAGGCACCACCGCGTTTTTCAGCAGGACGGCTATATGCGTCTAGGTAGAAGTAGGCAATCGGTTGGTTTTGCTCGTTGGCGACTTGGAAATAGCGCACATCAGGATTCCAGACTGGTGCTTGTCCATCGGCGGCGGTGATGGTGATGCCAAACAGACTGTGGGCGAGATTAAATAAGCCCGAAAGTACCTGTTCTAAGGGAAAATACGGACGCAATTCTTCAGCATTAAAGTCAAATTTAGCTTCCCGCAGACGTTCCGACCAGTAGGCGAGATCCCAATGTTCAAGATCGTTGGCTTCGGGTGCATCTTTAGAGATAGCATAGGCACGCAGATCGTCTAGATCCTGTTTGGCTGCTTCAAAGCTGGCACTGCGGAGGGATTCGAGTAGATTTTCAACGGCAGCGACGTTGGGTGCCATTTTACTGGCGAGACTGAGTTCGGCGAAATTGTCGAAGCCGAGGATATTCGACATTTCACGCCGTAATTCGAGGATGCGATCGATATTGCCGAGATTATCATATTCCCCAGATGCCGCGCGACTGACATAGGCTTTATAGATTTGCTCGCGCAAGTCTCGCCGTTGACTGTGTTGCATGAATGGCATGAAACTGGGTGCATCTAAAGTAATTACCCAGGGGCCATCGGTTGGCGTAGCAGCTTCATGTCCGGCGGCTCTGGCAGATTGTGCGGCTTGACCGAGTAAACTTTCGGGTAGTCCTGCAATTTCTGCTGGCTCAGTCAGCTTCAGACTATAGGCTTTGGTGGCATCGAGGACGTTATTAGAGAACTTATTAGCAAGTTCGGCCAGTGCTAATTGAATATCATTAAATCGCTGCTTGGGTTCGCCAGTCAAACCGACTCCAGATAGCTCCATATCGCGGATGGCGGCATCGATAATCCTTTTTTGGGCAACATCGAAGGTTGCAAATTCGGGGCTGGCTTTAATCGCTTTATAACCCTCATACAGAGCCGCGCTCTGTCCCAACCGCATCCAAAACTGAACGACTTGGGGCTGCATTTCTTCATGAGCGGCGCGCAGTTCGGGACTATTTTGGACGCCCATTAGGTGTCCGACGATACTCCAAGCCCAAGAGATCCGCTCGACAATGCGATCGAGTGGTTCGACCAATCCCGCCCAGGTTGGGACGATTTTCGCTTCGAGATCTGTCAATTTTGTATTCGCTTCTGCAAGCAGTTCGGTAATATCGGGAACGACTTGTTCGGGTTTAATTTCTGGAAATGGGGGCAATCCCTGGCCTTGTAATAGGGGCTTCATAAGTAAGTGTGATGAGAACTGATATATTCCCATTATCTCTCGATCGCTCTACTCGCCGATGTCTGGTTTACCGTCATTTGAAACTACAACATTTTCAAAGATACTTTTTTGCTTAACTCCAGCAGTTAAAAGACGATGGCGGACATGGATCGATCGAATTCTACACCACTGTTTTAGCATTTACCAAGATTGCCGATTGCCAAACTACAGGCGTCGAAGCCGTCGATGAATCATGCTTAGCAGCAGATCGAGTAGCCACATGCCGCCAAAATTTAACTGCGAGTAGTCGAACTGCATCGGCTAGTCGATCGCTAAAAAAAAGCAACTGTAAACCACTACTAAAATAGCGTGAAAACCGCTCGACATAATCATCACAGCCTATTCGATCGGCTCTATAATAGATGTATAGAGATAGAAAAGGATAAGCCGAGCGTGAAGATTCAACCCTCTGTACTAGTTCACCTGGGATTTGGCAAATACGTTCGATCGGACAACGTGGTCGCACTGATTCCCCTAGAGCAGGAACGCGGCCCCGGACGACGCACGATCGTGTATCTCCAAGGCCAAGAAGAACCGATTGTGGTTTCTCGATCGGAAGATACGATCGTCCGCGACTTAGTACAAGAGCCACATGAAGTTACCCAATCCCGTCAACAACAAGAAATCTTGCGGGACTTATTGCAAAACCTCGATGGCGTCAATGCCACCGTCCGACGCATCAGTCGTGACGAAGGCGGTCTCGATCTCGATCGTTTAGAGGATCGGATTAGCAAGGTGCTCGAAAATTAGATTCTGAGATTGCATAGCACAAACCCGACCTCTCGCAGAAGTCGGGTTTGTTTGGATTAAATCTACTTCATAAGCATCGCTCGATCGTCGCTACCACTGATGCTCCCAAAGCATTAAAATCATACCCACCTTCCAATCCAAACACGATTTTGCGCGTTATTTGCAAACAATAATCGGTAAAGATGCCAAAATCTTCGGGATAGAGAGATATATTCGCTAGCGGATCGTCATGATGGGCGTCGTATCCCGCACTCACGATCAATAGATCTGGATTGAATGCCTTTAAAAAAGGCAGCACTCTAGTTTCAAATAGCGGCTGATAATCCGAGATCGTACTTCCCGCCTGCATTGGCAAATTTAACAGATTTTCGTACCCGCCCCGCTCTGTAGCCTTACCAGTACCGGGATAGTGCGGAAACTCATGCAGCGAACAGTAAGCAAGCTGCGGATTTTGAGCTACTACGGCTTGGGTACCATTACCATGATGGACGTCCCAATCGAGAATTGCCACCCGTTCGGCACCATTTGCCAGCGCGTAAGTTGCCGCGATCGCTGCATTACTAAAAATACAAAATCCCATCCCCCGCGCTGGCTCGGCATGATGCCCTGGCGGACGCGCCAATACAAACGTGGGTTCGCCTGTCTTTAGTGCGAGAGCGACCCCATCCAACCACGCATTTACAGCCAGGAGAGCCACATCATAGGTTTTAGCCGAGACGGGTGTATCCGGATCGATCGAGCCACCTTCGTTGCCAAGCTCCTCTACCAAGTGAATATAGCCAGCGGGGTGAATTTTCTCGATCCAAGCAAATGGCGATCGCGTTTCAATCGATGTCGGCTGTTTCCAATCGAGTTGGTTCGCCCATACTGCCCGTTCTAATGCCGATTTAATAGCGGTCAATCGGGCGGGTTTTTCGGGATGAAATGCCCCAGTCTGATGTAATAAAAACTTGTCTGAATAAATAACTGGAAACATGAGATTTTTATTTATATTTAGCGTCTAATTGTCAACTCGTGCTTTCCAACCAGTACCGTCTACCATATAAAGTTTCGATTCATAAACTTTTTCTAAAATAGCTATCAATTTAGGTCGATCCATGATTTCATAAGCGGTTTTCATCAATCCGCGAGCTTGTAATAATCTGGCTCGATTCTTTTCTTGAGTATCTTCATCCCAAAACCAAAGCGAACGACCTTTTTTTAATAAAGCCACCGCTCGCTCGTTTTCTACCGCACTAATGCGATCGGACAGAATGATACTCAACCCAGTATCAGATTCAACCCCAACGGGTCTAGCATCATCTATATTCAATTCATTATCGATAATAAATCGATCGAATCGCGGCTGCCAAAGTTGAGCTGCTGCTAAAAACCCATCTTTGTTATCCTTATCATCTTCATAATTTTCAATTACTTCTTCAAATCGATCGCTAATAGCAGCTAAAATACTTTCATGTACACTGATACCGCTACCATCACCATTATAAAACATTCCTACGCCCCGAAATCCCAAAGCTGGATCGTCTAATAACAAGCCCCAATGCTCTCCGGCAATTTCACCCTTGAGGCAAGTTAAAAACTCTGGCGGGTCGTCATAATATTGACCATCTAGCCACCAAGTGCTCCAATCGGTAGTAATATCGAGATAGTGTACGGCTTGATAATCTGCCAGAATTTGGTGCAAGGATTTACCCTCAGCTAGCTGTAATAAGAAATAGATCGGGCCAACAGGTTCGACGTTACAAAGTGCGCTCCAAAAATCTTCTCTTTCTGCGGCGGAGAGTCCCACAACAAATTCACAGAACCAGAACAATGAATCGGGAAATTCGATATTTTCAAGTCCATAAATGGATTGCAATTGTCTTTGATAGCGATCTTTGAGTTGGCTGCTCATGAAAGTTTAGATATAAACCCAAGGTTAACTATTTATTAACGACTGTTTCGATCTAAGATCGAAGATAAACCGACTCCCATCGAACTATCTCGATCGCAAATTTATCGATCGAACTTACTGTTTGAGTTCCAGCTTAAATCTGCACCGCTGCATACTTCAACACTTCCAATACCCGCACGGGATCGCAGCCATAAAGTCCGGCTCCCCAGGCGGCATTTTGCTCTACCACTGCCCAACCACGATCGCAAATTACACCCACATCCAATACCGCCGTGCGGGGCAACTCGATCCGAGTATCTGCCAAGACTAGATCGACAAAGGACTCTACCTCTGCTAATTCGGCATCAGCGGCTGCAAAATCTCGATCGCGTTGCAGTTCTCCATTCCTTAAATATACCGAAATTGCACGGATCTGGCGATCGAGCACAAAGCACCGAAATTCTTTTTCCCATGCCACCACTTCAGCCACCAAGACGGGCGTATCGTTATCGTATTCGAGCGGCAACTCCGCACCAGTATATACCCGCGCTGGGAAGCTCTTATCATTCGGCGGCTTGATAAATGCTGGCTCCACCAACTCTCGACAAGCTTCCAATGTCGATAGTGATCCCCATCGCTTGCGGAATTCTCTAGGTAAGTTCGGCAGCCAATCGAGTGGCGGTTCTAGGAGTCGCAGTCCAAATTCGGCGGCGAGCGTTTGTCCGAATAACCCCTCTAGATACAATACCGGATCGGCGATCGATCTCAACTCATCCAGCACCTGCCAACTTCGCAATCGTTCGACATCCCAGCCAAGGCGATTGGCGGCGCGCCACAAAGCTTGAGCATCTTCAGTAAACCGTGGCGTCAGAATTAATGTTGGCATCGGCGATTAAGGCGCTGTGGGAGTGGGATAACAATTATTCATGAAATTTAGGCGTTGCGGGATTCAGGTGTGAAGCATAGATCTGATACTGTCGCCCTCACCCCCAACCCCTCTGTCTTGTCTTGTCTCGTCTCGATCGCTCGTTCCCGGCAGGTTTCCCGCCGAGCGCGAGCCGCAAAATCCAAAATCCCTGGCATACTAAGATCTAGTCGATCGCTGCTGCTGAATATCATGTCTTCTGTAACCAATCTCACCACATTTAGCTTTGAAACCGTCAGTGTCGATCGCAATGGTGAAATAATCGATCGACGATCGGGTAAGGCTCAATACTTTACACTCAGCTTAGGCGATGGTATTGGATTGGATCTAGTCTCGATTCCTGGTGGTACATTGATGATGGGCGACGAGCGACACCATCAAGACGAGCAGCCAGTTCATCAAGTGACAGTACCAGCATTTTTTATAAGTAAATATCCGATTACTCAGGCGCAATATCGATCGATTATGGGCGAAAATGCCGGAAGTGGAATGGGAGATAATTACCCGATCGAGAAGGTTAGTTGGGATGATGCGATCGAATTCTGTAATAAATTATCGCAACAAACTGGCGATCGATATACTTTACCCAGTGAATCTCAATGGGAATATGCCTGTCGCGCTGGCACTACTACAGCATTTTACTTTGGGGAGACGATCGTGCCGGATTTGGTGAATTATCACGGGGATTATCCCTACCAGGGCGCACCCACAGGTGAAAATAGAGAACAAACGACACCTGTCGGGAGTTTCCCGCCGAATGCTTTTGGGTTATCTGACATGCACGGGAATGTGTGGGAATGGTGCCTGGATGAGTACCAACCCAGTTATCAAGGCGCGCCCATAGATGGCAGCGCGTGGATTTCGAGCGTGGAGGAAAGCAATCTCAAAAGAGTGATGCGCGGTGGTGCTTGGGATTACGTCGCGCGCGGATGTCGAAGTGCCGTGCGCGGTAGTCTAGCATCGCAGATTCGGCTGGCTGGGTGTGGATTGCGGGTGGTAAGGGCGGATGGGTAGATGGAGATCTGCAATCCAAAACCCAAAATCTCTACTTCCCCTCCATACTTGGCGTACATCTCTCCGTACAATCGCTAACGACAGTGCTTTGGGTAATGACGGTTTCGGGTTCCTTCGGGGGTGGCTCGGCGCAGACTTGGAGTGCAGTTGGGATCGTGGCGAAAGCAGCAATTAATCCACAGCTTAAGAACTTACGCATAGTTAAAGAGAAAATCGGGGTGTTTTCACAATTTAACTAGTAAAATTGGCAGAGCCTACGATCGCGATCGCATTTTGTGGTGTCTGTACTCTTGGTACATGCGTAATCCAAATTTGCCCGCTGGGGTGGCTTGAGCGTTGCTAATATCGGATTGCATCTGGGTGGGTAAAGACGTCAGCGCAGCGGGCTTAATGTAGTGTTCTGGAGGCTGAATTATCGGTGCGGCAAGGGCGGCAAATGTAATATCGATCGCCGAAAACTTGTCGCCTAATAAATATTTACGTCCATCGGCTAGCAATCCATCGACTCGATCGAATACTATCTCAATTTCTCGATAGGATTCCGTACCGGATGTATCGGTAACATTGTAGGTCGATCGGACGATCTTGCCTACTCTGGGAAAGATAGCGGGGAACAATAACTTCTCCCAAAATGGCACGCCCAAAGTCCAACGTGGATAGATTAATTGCGGAGAAAGGATATAAGAATATCCCCAACGGCGAATATGTACGCCTAATGTAAGATTGAATAAGTTTTCTAGCTCTAGAGTGAGTACTTGTAGGTTGGGATCGATCGGGTACAGCTTTTCGGGATACAGTCTGTCTAAATATCTCAAAATATCTGTCGAATCAGTTGCGGCACCCGTATCCGTTACCAAGACAGGAACGCTCCTACCGCCATATTTTTTAGTCGCATTCCGATGAAATGGCGGCATGTGCGCCATTTCTCGATATGGAACTTCTAAGTAGTCTAGTGCCCACCTTGCTTTCTCGCTGTAATGGCTCACAGGTATCGTAATCAGTCGAAAGTTGTTTGGCAGCATGAGCTAGGGAATATAATCGCACGATCTGTCCTTATAACAAACCACGATAACGGATAAAGAGCAACATTACTGCCCACGAACCCAAGGCAACTTTAATGGCGACGAGCACATTCAGGAGCGGGATAAACCCACCACTGATTAATGCCCCTAACTCGCCGTGGGGCAATTCTACACCAGAGAGATTAATCGCCGCGATGATGATGAAAGCGATCGCGGAGATTTTTTCCCAGGTAGCGGCGTGCCAACGCTGGTATAGTCGATCCATCTCTTCGGTAGAGGAGGTAATTGCCACTAAGCCGATGGCGGTACCACCCGCTACACCTGCGGCAAAACCACCACCAGGGCTGAGATGTCCGCGAATTGCCAATTCGATACTAACTAGTGCGGCAATTGTCGCGCCCAATCTGGCTAAAACGATCGAGGGTGAATCGGTAAATTGGTAGACTGTGGTGGCAGGTTGCTCGGTAGAGAGCAAGAATTTGACACCTAAGATGGCGATCGTAAACACGACGACTTCAAAGATCGTGTCGTAGAGCCGATTTCGGAGGATGATACCCGATACGGCATTGGGGATACCTGTCTCGCGGACGATCGTTTCGACGATGGTTAGTTGTGATAAGTCTGGGAGCGCGTTGGAAGTCAGCAGGATTTTGATACCCAGCGCGATACCTGCGATTAGATAAATCCATCTCATTGCTGTGGCTCCGTGACAGTCAGTTTACTAGCTAATGGGTTGATGTAGGTTAGGTTTGTGTCTGAGGGGAGTTGCGATCGCATCATCTCATAAAGACTGGAAATTCTGGTGGCGATCTCAGGCGCTCGATCGGGATTTAGAACGATCGTGGTATGAATGGTTCGATCGAGTAATGCTTGGCGCAAAGTCTGTGGATCTGGATAAGTAACTAGTTCGAGTCGCAGATAATGTTTGCTAAAAATCGTGCGTAACTCATTCTCCACGGAAGAATCGACAGTAGTTTCGTCGCTCAAGATGCCCAGCCGCACTACCATTGAAGATCGCACCGCGATCGCATATAAAGAAATCGATAATAAGGTGCCCATCAAAGCTTCGGTTAAAGCGACATCCGCCGCGCCGAGAATTGAATAGATGAGGGCGGCGATGGCACCGAGAATACCACGCATAATCAGTGCGTTGTAAGGATTGGACTGAAATACCAACATCAGCGCAGTGATGGGCAGCAGGGCAACGATCGCATAGATATAAGGATCTGTCATGACTCCTCCTGACTGCTCGCGCAATAGGCTAATACATAGCCTAACATTGTATTCCACACTGCCAACGAGATAATTGCGAGTATCAGTAATTGCCATTCACTAGGGAGTTTTAGCAACAATCCAAACACGATCGCCATCGAGCCGAGGGTATCTGAGACTGAGAGACTGTGCAACTTAAATAATACCGAGCGTTTGCCCAGTAGCGGTATCGTCCCCCAAAACCAGAAGATAATCCCCACACCGATGCAGAAATAACCGAGAATGTCTATCATATTTTCTCCATCTGGTTGAGTAAATGCGCCAACAACATAAATCCAGCATTGCCTACACTCAAGACGATCGCACCGACTACGCCAATCATCCAATCATCTCGGAGGACAGATACAACCAAGATGATAATCGATG harbors:
- a CDS encoding PadR family transcriptional regulator encodes the protein MNFEDIYCFFRNPPPLYLNQELAVCYILDILLQGDSYGTELIARLEHESSTYRLSDTVLYSAIKFLEANGTIVGYWKKVEGRGRPRRMYQIDSEWVGKAKELAYFWERYSGAHPKSVDERALSTGS
- a CDS encoding DUF3611 family protein, coding for MSNLEINGNTPQAVKKIAAQLKRVGWAGFWSQLALAVVSSLIFLFAIPFASTGASNPGTGGSLLFAVGGLVILYGSTYWSFRYVRLSRQLKNPNLRPKKAETIQIVRWGLLASLLGMGSSVLGAESIGGTLLGKSLSTALPGAIFSPDALSKIIQPLDIFIVLANTHTITAHFIGIVCSLWLLDRIQKQG
- a CDS encoding HAD family hydrolase, coding for MRIITDFDGPIMDLSDRYYHVYQLCLNKVKHPHQSLNILTKDEFWTYKQAQISERQIGIESGLTTTQAEVFKKMRDRHAHQLQYLSLDRVVPGSIAALEQIQSSGIELLVMTLRRTCELEAAFQQYDLAKFFPPHCRYCLPDDYIKNSDVRAKTQLMTHSLTELKPEPNTWMIGDTEADIIAAKTNHIKVIGVLSGIRDRDRLAQHQPDKIVSNLADAVKFILA
- a CDS encoding M3 family metallopeptidase translates to MKPLLQGQGLPPFPEIKPEQVVPDITELLAEANTKLTDLEAKIVPTWAGLVEPLDRIVERISWAWSIVGHLMGVQNSPELRAAHEEMQPQVVQFWMRLGQSAALYEGYKAIKASPEFATFDVAQKRIIDAAIRDMELSGVGLTGEPKQRFNDIQLALAELANKFSNNVLDATKAYSLKLTEPAEIAGLPESLLGQAAQSARAAGHEAATPTDGPWVITLDAPSFMPFMQHSQRRDLREQIYKAYVSRAASGEYDNLGNIDRILELRREMSNILGFDNFAELSLASKMAPNVAAVENLLESLRSASFEAAKQDLDDLRAYAISKDAPEANDLEHWDLAYWSERLREAKFDFNAEELRPYFPLEQVLSGLFNLAHSLFGITITAADGQAPVWNPDVRYFQVANEQNQPIAYFYLDAYSRPAEKRGGAWMADCISRSKLTDKDGSKVRLPVAYLTCNQTPPVDGKPSLMTFGEVETLFHEFGHGLQHMLTTVDYVGAAGISNVEWDAVELPSQFMENWCYHRPTLLSLGKHYETGEPLPEHYYQKLLAARTFMSGSGMLRQIHFSWLDIALHSSYKPGGTETIADVRNRLAKISMVIPPLPEDNFLCSFGHIFAGGYAAGYYSYKWAEVLSADAFAAFEDAGLDDADAIGTTGRRFRDTVLSLGGSKHPMEVFTAFRGREPDPSALLRHNGLVATK
- a CDS encoding histone deacetylase family protein, which produces MFPVIYSDKFLLHQTGAFHPEKPARLTAIKSALERAVWANQLDWKQPTSIETRSPFAWIEKIHPAGYIHLVEELGNEGGSIDPDTPVSAKTYDVALLAVNAWLDGVALALKTGEPTFVLARPPGHHAEPARGMGFCIFSNAAIAATYALANGAERVAILDWDVHHGNGTQAVVAQNPQLAYCSLHEFPHYPGTGKATERGGYENLLNLPMQAGSTISDYQPLFETRVLPFLKAFNPDLLIVSAGYDAHHDDPLANISLYPEDFGIFTDYCLQITRKIVFGLEGGYDFNALGASVVATIERCL
- a CDS encoding ATP-grasp domain-containing protein, translating into MPTLILTPRFTEDAQALWRAANRLGWDVERLRSWQVLDELRSIADPVLYLEGLFGQTLAAEFGLRLLEPPLDWLPNLPREFRKRWGSLSTLEACRELVEPAFIKPPNDKSFPARVYTGAELPLEYDNDTPVLVAEVVAWEKEFRCFVLDRQIRAISVYLRNGELQRDRDFAAADAELAEVESFVDLVLADTRIELPRTAVLDVGVICDRGWAVVEQNAAWGAGLYGCDPVRVLEVLKYAAVQI
- a CDS encoding formylglycine-generating enzyme family protein, whose amino-acid sequence is MKHRSDTVALTPNPSVLSCLVSIARSRQVSRRARAAKSKIPGILRSSRSLLLNIMSSVTNLTTFSFETVSVDRNGEIIDRRSGKAQYFTLSLGDGIGLDLVSIPGGTLMMGDERHHQDEQPVHQVTVPAFFISKYPITQAQYRSIMGENAGSGMGDNYPIEKVSWDDAIEFCNKLSQQTGDRYTLPSESQWEYACRAGTTTAFYFGETIVPDLVNYHGDYPYQGAPTGENREQTTPVGSFPPNAFGLSDMHGNVWEWCLDEYQPSYQGAPIDGSAWISSVEESNLKRVMRGGAWDYVARGCRSAVRGSLASQIRLAGCGLRVVRADG